From Agrobacterium tumefaciens, a single genomic window includes:
- a CDS encoding amino acid ABC transporter ATP-binding protein, whose translation MIELSNIEKRFGEAVILKEVSLQFPEGSVTALVGPSGGGKSTLLRCINLLEQPTSGSVRVGSEVVEFHPGRKARWQDIQKIRKQTGMVFQNFQLFPHRTAIENVMEGLLVVQKWTKEKARIRAMELLTKVGMAHKADAWPANLSGGQQQRIAIARALAPSPQVLLCDEPTSALDPELAAEVVDVLGQLAREGTTMVMATHDLRLASQVSNQVVFLEAGRVVEAGTPDELFRSPRHERTRQFVSSISAAQAL comes from the coding sequence ATGATTGAGCTCAGCAATATCGAAAAACGCTTTGGAGAAGCGGTGATCCTCAAAGAGGTCTCACTGCAATTTCCGGAGGGAAGCGTCACGGCACTCGTCGGACCTTCCGGTGGTGGCAAGAGCACATTGTTGCGCTGCATCAACCTTTTGGAACAACCTACGTCGGGTTCGGTCAGGGTCGGTTCCGAGGTCGTGGAGTTTCATCCTGGTCGTAAGGCTCGTTGGCAGGATATCCAGAAAATCCGGAAGCAAACCGGGATGGTTTTCCAGAACTTCCAGCTGTTTCCACATCGAACGGCCATAGAGAACGTGATGGAAGGCCTTCTTGTCGTCCAAAAATGGACGAAGGAAAAGGCCCGCATCCGAGCCATGGAGTTGCTTACAAAAGTCGGAATGGCGCACAAGGCGGACGCTTGGCCTGCCAATCTCTCCGGTGGGCAACAACAGCGCATCGCAATCGCCAGAGCCTTGGCACCGTCGCCCCAGGTACTCCTTTGCGACGAGCCAACTTCCGCTCTCGACCCTGAGTTGGCTGCAGAGGTGGTGGACGTTCTAGGCCAGCTTGCCAGGGAAGGCACGACTATGGTCATGGCGACGCACGATCTGCGGCTTGCATCACAGGTATCCAACCAGGTCGTATTTCTAGAGGCTGGCAGAGTGGTGGAAGCAGGCACTCCGGATGAACTTTTCCGTTCTCCCCGGCATGAACGAACACGTCAGTTCGTTTCATCGATAAGTGCGGCACAAGCTTTGTGA
- a CDS encoding CehA/McbA family metallohydrolase — MTEIKVQIRRADQVADPYFYVPFDVPEGVTRIDVSMVYRKAEDCVIDLGLLDPLATDYPTTAGFRGWSGGARDHFFVATDDATPGYIHGAIPAGAWKVMLGLYKVPFEGTDVTVSIQLDRAPRRLEPQPVRTMPRRKGAGWYRGDLHCHTYHSDAKGSPELLHQAAIQAGLDFLAIADHNTITQRRYFHPHSSPDLVFLRSMEVTTAVGHANVYGIDEWIDFRMTKPEHAHTLSRLVHERGGLLSINHDKPTIQWDYELPAIDCMEVWQSHWMAWNWVSIGRYQDRLASGLKITAIGGSDFHQPARLIPEGPLTLARPTTVFWLDELSEDAVIAAMKAGRGYVTESPTGPHLALTVNGQPMGSTIDGPVLAEADVKGAGGDLLVWIDATGPVSTEEIETDAWTGRFSGDAKTFLRAEIVAEKSREQLIGEFLKAQEGRSLPWQLHGADVHGQPLRRAISNPVYVIS; from the coding sequence ATGACCGAAATCAAGGTTCAAATCCGCCGCGCCGACCAAGTGGCTGATCCATATTTCTATGTTCCTTTCGATGTCCCGGAGGGCGTGACACGCATCGACGTGAGCATGGTCTATCGGAAGGCCGAAGATTGCGTCATCGATCTGGGATTACTTGACCCTCTTGCAACAGATTACCCAACAACAGCGGGCTTTCGCGGTTGGAGCGGTGGTGCGCGGGACCACTTTTTTGTTGCGACCGACGATGCGACGCCTGGTTACATCCATGGTGCGATACCGGCTGGCGCGTGGAAAGTTATGCTCGGTCTCTACAAGGTGCCGTTTGAGGGTACAGATGTCACCGTGAGCATCCAGCTCGATCGTGCCCCACGTCGGCTGGAGCCACAGCCGGTGCGCACAATGCCGCGGCGCAAAGGCGCCGGGTGGTATCGTGGCGATCTTCATTGCCACACCTACCACTCCGATGCGAAAGGTTCGCCGGAACTCCTGCATCAGGCGGCAATACAGGCTGGTCTCGATTTTCTGGCGATCGCCGACCACAATACCATTACCCAGCGACGCTATTTTCATCCACATTCGTCACCCGATCTTGTTTTCTTGCGGTCAATGGAGGTGACGACCGCGGTCGGTCACGCGAACGTCTACGGTATCGATGAGTGGATTGATTTCCGCATGACGAAGCCTGAGCATGCCCATACCCTATCCCGGTTGGTCCATGAACGAGGTGGATTGCTATCGATCAATCACGACAAACCGACAATCCAGTGGGATTATGAACTTCCAGCGATCGACTGTATGGAGGTCTGGCAATCCCATTGGATGGCGTGGAACTGGGTGTCAATCGGTCGCTATCAAGACAGGTTGGCCTCGGGACTAAAGATTACTGCGATAGGTGGGAGCGATTTCCATCAGCCAGCCCGTCTCATTCCGGAAGGTCCGCTGACGCTTGCTCGCCCCACGACCGTATTCTGGTTGGATGAACTGTCTGAGGATGCGGTCATTGCGGCTATGAAGGCCGGGCGCGGTTACGTGACCGAAAGTCCTACAGGGCCCCATTTGGCGTTGACGGTGAATGGTCAGCCAATGGGTTCAACAATTGACGGTCCGGTCCTCGCCGAGGCAGATGTGAAAGGGGCGGGTGGCGACTTGCTTGTCTGGATAGATGCGACTGGCCCGGTATCTACCGAGGAGATTGAAACTGATGCATGGACAGGAAGGTTTAGCGGCGATGCGAAAACCTTCTTGCGTGCAGAAATTGTCGCCGAGAAAAGTCGCGAGCAATTGATCGGCGAATTCTTGAAGGCGCAGGAGGGACGGTCACTTCCTTGGCAGCTCCATGGTGCGGACGTCCATGGGCAGCCTTTGCGTCGTGCGATCAGCAATCCAGTCTATGTCATTAGTTGA
- a CDS encoding ABC transporter ATP-binding protein, giving the protein MASVEFQNVSKSFGSFNAVPDISFQIADGEFVCLLGPSGCGKTTSLRMIAGLETPTSGKVLIGGNDVTYLHPKDRQISMVFQDYALYPHMNLADNIAYPLKVRGESEENRHARARQVADVLKIGDLMKRLPSQISGGQQQRTSLARALVYPSQVYLFDEPLSNLDAKLRLEARGFLNHLQRDMGMTAVYVTHDQAEAMALATRIAVMDKGRIVQFAPPIEIYRRPSTTFVANFVGNPPMNLVSTEAAVADGRLQLRADGLTLPGLSLSDAIAAAAKGGRMTLGVRPEHLRIARAGDENTITGKLFANENMGPESLVTMEREDAGRVTARIFTDDEIHVNDLVTLAFDIRHVTLFDGDGIRVPAIGE; this is encoded by the coding sequence ATGGCCTCTGTCGAATTCCAGAATGTCTCCAAGAGTTTCGGTTCCTTCAATGCGGTACCCGACATCAGCTTTCAAATCGCTGATGGTGAATTTGTCTGCCTGCTCGGCCCGTCCGGCTGCGGCAAGACGACGAGCTTGCGCATGATCGCAGGACTTGAAACGCCGACCTCCGGCAAGGTGCTGATCGGCGGTAATGACGTCACCTACCTGCACCCAAAGGACCGGCAGATATCGATGGTCTTCCAGGACTACGCGCTCTATCCTCATATGAACCTCGCCGACAATATCGCTTATCCTCTTAAAGTGCGTGGCGAGAGCGAGGAAAATCGCCATGCGCGCGCTCGGCAGGTCGCCGATGTGCTCAAGATCGGGGATCTGATGAAACGTCTGCCGAGCCAGATCTCCGGCGGACAGCAACAGCGTACGTCGCTTGCACGCGCACTCGTCTATCCCAGTCAGGTCTATCTTTTTGATGAACCGCTTTCCAACCTTGATGCCAAACTGCGTCTGGAAGCGCGCGGCTTCCTCAATCACCTCCAGCGCGACATGGGAATGACGGCTGTCTATGTTACCCACGATCAAGCAGAGGCCATGGCGCTTGCAACGCGAATTGCGGTCATGGACAAAGGCCGCATTGTTCAATTCGCACCACCTATCGAGATCTATCGGCGGCCATCCACGACCTTCGTTGCCAACTTCGTGGGTAATCCTCCAATGAACCTCGTATCAACCGAGGCCGCAGTTGCTGATGGCAGGCTGCAGTTGCGCGCCGATGGTTTGACGCTTCCAGGGCTTTCTTTATCCGACGCCATTGCGGCGGCGGCCAAAGGCGGCCGGATGACACTTGGTGTGCGGCCAGAACACCTGCGGATTGCCCGCGCCGGCGATGAAAACACCATCACAGGAAAGCTTTTTGCCAATGAAAACATGGGGCCCGAAAGCCTTGTCACGATGGAGCGTGAGGATGCAGGGCGAGTAACTGCCCGCATCTTTACGGACGATGAAATCCACGTGAACGACCTTGTGACGCTCGCCTTTGATATCCGCCATGTGACATTGTTCGATGGTGACGGCATTCGTGTTCCGGCCATTGGCGAATAG
- a CDS encoding carbohydrate ABC transporter permease, translating to MQITRSVFKRRILFSAVASLLGVIFALPLVWFIFAPFNARAELGLAIPEPFTLSNFVTVFENTFAMRALLNSLIQSFGGVILIGAAATLAAYALSRSSIPGKGAVTYTLLLFSSVVSGSAAMVPIFLIISAIGLINTHIAVILVFAGGLLPTAMFILRDFIDAIPRSYEESAMVAGASPLQAFFDVALPVIRPGIVVVVVWAFVNIWGSFLIPFILLRSDSLMPASVAIYSFYSEAGTPIVTLLAAYSLIYSLPVIVLYLFVNWKFGFRFFGGIKS from the coding sequence ATGCAGATTACCCGAAGCGTCTTCAAACGCCGTATTCTCTTTTCCGCAGTTGCATCCTTGCTTGGTGTGATTTTCGCACTGCCGCTTGTCTGGTTCATCTTCGCCCCGTTCAACGCGCGTGCCGAACTCGGGCTTGCAATTCCGGAACCTTTCACGCTTTCCAATTTTGTCACGGTGTTTGAAAACACCTTCGCGATGCGTGCACTTTTGAACAGTCTTATTCAGTCTTTCGGCGGGGTTATCCTGATTGGGGCAGCCGCGACGCTTGCTGCTTATGCCCTGTCCCGTTCTTCGATCCCGGGTAAGGGCGCGGTCACTTACACTCTGTTGCTGTTTTCTTCTGTAGTTTCAGGCTCAGCAGCCATGGTGCCCATCTTCCTGATCATCTCTGCGATTGGCCTCATCAACACGCATATAGCGGTTATCCTCGTCTTTGCGGGCGGGCTTCTGCCTACGGCAATGTTCATTTTACGGGATTTTATCGATGCCATCCCGCGGTCTTATGAAGAAAGCGCAATGGTGGCGGGTGCATCGCCCCTGCAGGCATTTTTCGACGTGGCATTGCCTGTCATTCGGCCTGGCATCGTGGTTGTCGTGGTCTGGGCTTTTGTCAATATCTGGGGATCGTTCCTCATTCCCTTCATCCTGCTGCGCAGCGATAGCCTGATGCCGGCATCAGTAGCGATCTACTCCTTCTATTCGGAGGCAGGAACACCGATCGTCACACTCCTCGCTGCTTATTCACTTATCTACTCACTCCCCGTCATCGTGCTTTACCTCTTCGTGAACTGGAAGTTTGGTTTCCGGTTTTTTGGTGGCATCAAGTCGTAA
- a CDS encoding sugar ABC transporter permease — protein sequence MKNFSLLSTRAGAVFLAPAAALVGIFVMVPFFWVIFVSFTNRTLIGKTAVDPDFVGLQNYFALFNPETFFTRGQFGFSFILTLQFVLLSALAGQALIGLVLAWLSQAVSPALKSFLQTAVIAAWILPEVVIGFAWFAFLDYDNGTLNMIMRGLGLPPGDWLLQQPFWVIVFFNTWRGAAFSMMLFNSAFQSIPPSYFQAADVAGATSWQKLRDIALPLIRGHVVTDLILITMWTFNVFTPFLLTNGGPSYRTELLSIYTYRIAFKDFEFGKGAAVGVIIMLVNLAFALVYLRIARKKAGEAE from the coding sequence ATGAAGAACTTCTCGCTGCTATCCACGCGAGCAGGCGCAGTCTTTTTGGCTCCTGCTGCCGCGCTGGTCGGCATTTTTGTTATGGTCCCATTCTTTTGGGTGATCTTCGTTTCGTTCACGAACCGAACGCTTATCGGGAAAACAGCTGTCGATCCGGATTTCGTCGGTCTGCAAAACTACTTTGCTCTCTTCAATCCAGAGACATTTTTTACGCGCGGTCAGTTTGGTTTTTCGTTCATTCTGACCCTACAATTCGTGTTGCTTTCCGCGCTTGCGGGCCAGGCGCTGATTGGCCTGGTACTCGCATGGCTCAGCCAGGCCGTATCGCCAGCGCTGAAGTCTTTCCTGCAGACGGCCGTTATTGCCGCGTGGATCTTACCGGAAGTGGTGATCGGCTTCGCGTGGTTCGCTTTCCTCGACTACGACAACGGCACTTTGAACATGATCATGCGGGGTCTGGGGCTACCGCCCGGCGACTGGCTACTGCAACAGCCGTTCTGGGTAATTGTTTTCTTCAACACGTGGCGCGGCGCTGCCTTCTCGATGATGCTTTTCAATTCCGCTTTTCAGTCTATCCCGCCAAGCTATTTCCAGGCTGCGGATGTTGCAGGGGCAACCTCCTGGCAGAAACTTCGAGACATCGCGCTACCACTCATCCGCGGCCATGTCGTCACCGACCTCATCTTGATCACCATGTGGACCTTCAACGTGTTTACGCCGTTCCTGCTGACAAATGGTGGCCCGTCATATCGTACAGAGCTCTTGTCGATCTACACGTACCGGATTGCATTCAAAGACTTTGAGTTTGGGAAAGGTGCCGCGGTCGGGGTTATCATCATGCTCGTGAACCTTGCCTTTGCGCTTGTCTATTTGCGTATCGCGCGCAAGAAAGCAGGGGAGGCCGAGTGA
- a CDS encoding extracellular solute-binding protein, which produces MRKSIKTLLMGATAAIALSSQTLAATELNITCRCVIGGVNSGMAEWIQNAVIPAFTEKMKAEGKDVAVKLTQFGGEDEQLTQQLALDFSTGAGPDVSNFDGFLIPSFVQGGLLKSLEEVAGPDAVNWEGWEHISQGSKALMSYQGKPYGIALGTDARMIFVRKDVFKKAGIDAEGWQPKSWEELLDAARKIKAADPESFPLQLNAGVSMGEATTMQGYWMALLGTGEQVTDESGKYIVSSQGILDTLKLYKTIYLDEKLGDQRAQLLADGRNRSFANFRSGKTAMLIEGDWFYRSVTKPGAEFEVADRDNVMTWKKMPSEKPGRGLRGQDFVTMSGGTGFVINPHTDAPQESWELLSFMNSKAQLDAFQAIQPAIRIRNDVPIPNSQFLAETAKTLLPITTARPNDANYNKVSAEIQRMTESVVSGELSPEDAMAQFKSSVIGIVGAENTVSRL; this is translated from the coding sequence ATGCGCAAGAGCATCAAAACTTTGCTGATGGGCGCGACGGCGGCGATCGCGCTGTCGAGCCAGACCTTGGCCGCGACAGAACTCAACATCACCTGCCGCTGTGTAATCGGTGGTGTTAATTCGGGCATGGCAGAATGGATCCAGAATGCCGTCATTCCCGCTTTCACAGAAAAAATGAAGGCCGAGGGCAAAGATGTCGCCGTCAAATTAACCCAGTTCGGCGGAGAGGACGAGCAACTCACGCAGCAGCTTGCATTGGATTTTTCAACCGGGGCAGGCCCAGACGTCTCAAATTTTGATGGCTTCCTGATCCCAAGCTTCGTGCAGGGTGGGTTATTGAAGTCTCTCGAAGAAGTTGCCGGTCCAGATGCTGTAAATTGGGAAGGCTGGGAGCACATCTCTCAGGGCTCTAAGGCTTTGATGAGCTACCAGGGCAAGCCGTACGGCATCGCGCTCGGAACCGATGCACGCATGATATTTGTCCGCAAAGACGTGTTCAAGAAGGCTGGCATCGATGCTGAAGGTTGGCAGCCGAAGTCCTGGGAGGAACTCCTGGATGCCGCACGCAAGATCAAGGCTGCCGACCCGGAGAGCTTCCCGCTCCAACTAAATGCCGGTGTTTCCATGGGCGAAGCCACAACGATGCAGGGCTATTGGATGGCTTTGCTCGGGACCGGCGAGCAAGTTACTGATGAAAGTGGCAAGTACATTGTATCCAGTCAAGGTATCCTCGACACCTTGAAACTCTACAAGACGATCTATCTGGATGAGAAGCTCGGTGATCAACGCGCGCAGCTTCTGGCCGATGGACGCAATCGCAGCTTCGCGAATTTCCGCAGTGGCAAGACCGCCATGCTGATCGAGGGTGACTGGTTTTATCGCTCCGTCACAAAGCCCGGAGCAGAGTTTGAAGTCGCAGATCGCGATAACGTCATGACCTGGAAGAAAATGCCGTCGGAAAAACCGGGCCGCGGTCTGCGTGGTCAGGATTTTGTTACGATGTCCGGTGGTACCGGATTTGTCATCAATCCTCATACAGACGCACCGCAGGAATCCTGGGAATTGCTGTCGTTCATGAACAGCAAGGCACAGCTTGATGCGTTCCAGGCAATCCAGCCTGCAATCCGCATTCGCAACGACGTGCCTATCCCCAATTCGCAATTCCTGGCTGAGACAGCCAAAACGTTGCTGCCCATTACGACGGCTCGTCCGAATGATGCGAACTACAACAAGGTCTCTGCTGAGATTCAGCGCATGACCGAAAGCGTCGTTTCCGGCGAACTCTCCCCGGAAGACGCGATGGCTCAGTTCAAGAGTTCCGTGATTGGAATAGTCGGTGCTGAAAATACTGTCAGTCGTCTCTGA
- a CDS encoding LacI family transcriptional regulator, protein MTDPSSKKAARATADLVAREANVSRVAVSRAFNPNASLKPEKRDRILQVARELNYTPDMAARALVTRRSHLVGMIVPDVCSPWESQEIDALTTALQAEGFATLLFKAKADFSMDHTLLTYMRGFNPDSVIAFTENIAPDILTSFLDRAVPIYVIYDDATEFSGKPTTSVYDRLLVRQREGIEQAIALLQGYGARRIAYLGGKQQSLANNERERMITEILAERGMEPPIAVAGDYTYDTAYRATLDLFRIGDGADAIFAANDVGAFGAIDALRHELGLCVPDDVKVVGFDDIPQSHWKSYNLTTVRIDLEDRVRALVRLILRRLKTPDADPMVETLGTRLVVRGTVG, encoded by the coding sequence ATGACTGACCCCAGCAGCAAGAAAGCAGCCCGCGCGACCGCCGATCTTGTGGCGCGCGAAGCAAACGTTTCTCGCGTTGCCGTGTCGCGTGCGTTTAACCCCAACGCCTCACTGAAGCCGGAAAAGCGCGACCGGATTTTACAGGTGGCGCGTGAATTGAACTACACGCCTGACATGGCTGCGCGAGCACTGGTGACACGCCGCTCGCACCTTGTTGGCATGATTGTACCTGACGTCTGCAGCCCCTGGGAAAGCCAGGAGATCGACGCGCTAACGACTGCATTGCAAGCTGAGGGTTTTGCGACGCTGCTTTTCAAGGCAAAGGCCGACTTCAGCATGGACCACACCTTGCTGACCTATATGCGGGGCTTCAATCCGGATTCGGTGATTGCGTTTACCGAAAATATTGCGCCAGACATTCTCACCAGCTTTCTCGACCGCGCCGTGCCCATCTACGTTATCTATGATGATGCGACAGAATTTTCTGGCAAGCCGACCACCAGTGTCTACGACCGCCTTCTTGTCCGCCAAAGAGAGGGCATCGAGCAGGCGATCGCGCTGTTGCAGGGATACGGTGCACGCCGCATCGCCTATCTGGGGGGAAAGCAGCAGTCGCTCGCCAACAACGAGCGCGAGCGCATGATAACCGAGATCCTTGCTGAAAGGGGTATGGAGCCGCCAATCGCTGTAGCGGGTGACTACACTTATGACACCGCCTATCGCGCGACACTCGACCTATTTCGTATTGGTGACGGTGCGGATGCCATATTTGCCGCCAACGACGTCGGCGCTTTCGGGGCGATCGATGCTTTGCGACACGAGCTCGGCCTTTGCGTGCCGGATGACGTAAAGGTTGTGGGCTTCGATGACATCCCGCAATCGCACTGGAAAAGTTACAATCTCACCACGGTCCGCATTGATCTCGAAGATCGCGTCCGGGCACTCGTACGCCTTATTCTGAGGCGACTTAAAACCCCCGACGCTGATCCTATGGTCGAAACGCTCGGAACGAGGCTTGTCGTGCGCGGCACCGTGGGCTGA
- a CDS encoding DUF5054 domain-containing protein yields the protein MTQKRVHLVFKTHLDIGFTDHAEKVRKQYHERFIPQAIETAAHFYAENPEEPQFIWTTGAWLIWDYLNTRPTCDVAKLEKAIERGLIRWHGLPFTTHTELMSPDLFRAGLSYSQELDRRFATKTIAAKMTDVPGHTLGMVPLLAEAGIRFLHIGVNTASPPPDVPETFRWRAPGGDEVVVMYQRSYGETSFPDGMTDGLGFAHTSDNIGPQSVPQTAETYREIRHREPDALIRAATLEDYGTLIWQERERFPVIDLELGDSWIHGSATDPLKMSRFLALQRVYDRFATDGLTASRLAFGRGLAMVAEHTCGVDIKSYLRDEKAWSRKDFEAARTSDHRFTYSEGSWLEQRTYLDQAIAALDETDRAEAKEAIAQVAPPAMPVTRGTETVLKAGTWSAQIDPVTGDITTIITPTGHRIEGLNGSLIGYRYESYDAQDVVRHMDTYLTHQQEWAILDHNKPGLAVSGAGLSEIFIPELEGAQGDSLVALMPARATTEFGAPPAVSLRLSQDQDSLLMTFVLHNKPANRMPEASFLSFTPKSKAGWDFKKMGLWHEAENIAESGGAQLQSISLARATCLNGSKYMIEPLDTPLVGPASWDFMTFCRTRPSFEEGIRFNLHNNKWGTNFPMWCEGDILARFRVTVITGS from the coding sequence ATGACACAAAAGCGCGTGCATTTGGTCTTCAAGACCCATCTCGACATTGGCTTCACCGACCATGCGGAAAAAGTCCGCAAGCAATACCATGAACGTTTCATCCCGCAGGCGATCGAAACCGCTGCACATTTCTATGCGGAAAACCCAGAGGAACCGCAGTTCATCTGGACGACGGGCGCCTGGCTGATCTGGGATTATCTTAATACCAGGCCAACTTGCGACGTCGCGAAGCTTGAAAAAGCAATCGAACGCGGGCTCATCCGTTGGCACGGCCTGCCATTCACGACCCACACCGAACTCATGTCACCCGACCTTTTCCGCGCTGGGCTTTCCTATTCGCAGGAACTCGATCGCCGGTTCGCAACGAAAACGATCGCAGCGAAGATGACAGACGTTCCCGGCCACACACTCGGTATGGTGCCGTTGCTGGCCGAAGCCGGGATCCGGTTCCTTCACATAGGCGTTAATACGGCCTCGCCGCCGCCAGACGTTCCCGAGACATTTCGGTGGCGCGCCCCAGGCGGCGATGAAGTGGTTGTCATGTACCAACGCTCATATGGCGAGACATCTTTCCCTGACGGGATGACCGATGGGTTGGGCTTTGCGCACACGAGCGATAACATTGGCCCTCAGAGCGTTCCGCAGACGGCAGAAACCTATCGCGAGATCAGACACAGGGAGCCTGACGCTCTCATACGCGCGGCGACCCTTGAAGACTACGGCACGCTGATTTGGCAGGAGCGTGAGCGCTTTCCCGTTATCGACCTCGAACTGGGTGACAGTTGGATACATGGCAGCGCAACCGACCCACTGAAGATGTCCCGTTTCCTTGCATTGCAGCGCGTATATGATCGCTTCGCCACAGACGGACTCACCGCATCGCGGCTGGCCTTTGGACGCGGCCTTGCAATGGTGGCCGAGCACACCTGCGGTGTGGACATCAAATCCTATTTGCGCGACGAGAAGGCTTGGTCGCGAAAAGATTTCGAGGCCGCGCGTACGAGCGACCATCGCTTTACCTACTCCGAAGGCTCCTGGCTGGAACAGCGCACCTATCTCGACCAGGCAATAGCGGCTCTCGACGAAACAGACCGCGCTGAAGCAAAGGAAGCAATCGCTCAGGTGGCTCCCCCGGCCATGCCTGTGACGCGCGGCACCGAAACTGTTCTAAAGGCAGGGACATGGTCTGCCCAGATCGATCCTGTCACAGGTGACATCACAACCATCATAACGCCAACAGGCCATCGGATTGAGGGCCTCAACGGTTCGCTGATCGGCTACAGATACGAAAGCTACGACGCCCAAGACGTTGTACGTCATATGGATACCTATCTCACTCACCAGCAGGAGTGGGCGATCCTCGACCATAACAAGCCCGGACTTGCCGTTTCTGGAGCGGGCCTCTCAGAGATTTTTATTCCCGAACTTGAAGGCGCGCAGGGCGATAGTCTGGTCGCCTTGATGCCTGCGCGCGCGACAACCGAATTTGGCGCCCCGCCGGCGGTCTCGCTGCGTCTTTCGCAGGACCAAGATTCTCTCCTCATGACTTTCGTCCTCCACAACAAACCGGCGAACCGAATGCCGGAAGCAAGCTTCCTGTCTTTCACTCCCAAGTCAAAGGCCGGCTGGGATTTCAAAAAGATGGGCCTTTGGCATGAGGCGGAGAACATCGCAGAAAGTGGTGGCGCTCAACTACAGTCGATAAGTCTTGCACGCGCAACGTGTTTGAACGGTTCCAAATACATGATCGAGCCTTTAGACACACCACTTGTCGGACCCGCAAGCTGGGATTTCATGACGTTTTGCAGGACACGTCCGAGCTTCGAAGAAGGCATCCGTTTTAATTTGCACAACAATAAGTGGGGCACCAATTTTCCGATGTGGTGTGAGGGGGACATCCTCGCGCGGTTCAGGGTCACTGTGATCACCGGCAGCTAA
- a CDS encoding amino acid ABC transporter ATP-binding protein: MSLDPTAHADHESAINVHNVDKWYGNYHVLRNVNLNVSTGERIVICGPSGSGKSTLIRCVNHLEEHQKGEITVNGVTLNGSLKNIDAIRRDVGMVFQHFNLFPHLTVLENCALPQILARGLPRKVAEERGMLFLERVRIPEQAKKFPGQLSGGQQQRVAIARALCMTPKIMLFDEPTSALDPEMVKEVLETMVSLAEEGMTMVVVTHEMGFARRVADRVVFMDKGAVVEVNTPDAFFDAPTNPRTQSFLSQIVH, translated from the coding sequence ATGTCACTCGACCCGACTGCACATGCTGATCATGAAAGCGCGATCAATGTTCATAATGTCGATAAGTGGTACGGAAACTATCACGTTCTCCGAAACGTCAATCTGAACGTTAGCACGGGTGAGCGAATTGTTATATGCGGTCCGTCGGGATCCGGAAAATCAACGCTGATCAGATGCGTAAATCATCTTGAGGAACATCAAAAGGGGGAGATAACCGTCAATGGTGTCACGCTCAACGGAAGCCTGAAAAACATTGATGCAATCCGCCGCGATGTAGGGATGGTGTTTCAGCATTTTAATCTGTTTCCACACCTTACCGTCCTCGAGAACTGTGCCTTGCCGCAAATTCTCGCACGTGGCCTTCCCAGGAAGGTAGCTGAGGAACGGGGAATGCTGTTCCTTGAGCGCGTGCGGATCCCGGAACAGGCTAAGAAGTTCCCTGGCCAATTGTCTGGTGGCCAACAGCAGCGTGTCGCGATCGCTCGAGCTCTGTGCATGACGCCGAAGATCATGCTTTTTGATGAGCCGACATCAGCCCTTGACCCGGAGATGGTCAAGGAGGTCCTTGAAACCATGGTCTCGCTCGCTGAAGAGGGAATGACAATGGTCGTCGTGACCCATGAAATGGGCTTCGCGCGCCGTGTCGCAGACCGTGTTGTGTTCATGGACAAAGGCGCTGTCGTAGAGGTGAACACGCCAGACGCATTTTTTGACGCTCCAACCAATCCTCGCACCCAAAGTTTCCTCAGTCAGATCGTTCACTAG